One Epidermidibacterium keratini DNA segment encodes these proteins:
- a CDS encoding glycosyltransferase family 4 protein: MRIGMVSPYSWDVPGGVQFHIRDLAETLLRQGHHVSVLTPARNSHSLPPYAVDAGRAVPIRYNGSVARIQFGLLSAGRVRAWLADGDFDVVHVHEPQTPSLSLLTCMMATSPIVATVHAATDRSKWLAATQALLQPFLERISGRIAVSELARRLQVEHLGGDAVMIPNGVFVDSFASAEPLDDLGPGLKVGFLGRYDEPRKGMSVLLGALPAVVAAYPSVRLLVAGRGDADEFREELALELIDHVELLGPLSEEDKARFLKSVDVYCAPNTGGESFGIILTEAMAAGAPVVASELDAFRRVLDDGRAGLLTRVGDSAALGAGLVSALGDREATAQRAAYAAKAVQQYDWSVVAARVLGVYETVIG, from the coding sequence TTGCGCATCGGGATGGTCTCGCCGTACTCGTGGGATGTGCCTGGTGGCGTGCAGTTTCATATCCGCGACCTCGCCGAGACGCTGCTGCGTCAGGGCCATCACGTCTCGGTGCTCACCCCGGCGCGCAACTCGCACTCGCTGCCGCCGTACGCCGTCGATGCCGGCCGTGCGGTCCCGATCCGCTACAACGGCTCGGTCGCGCGGATCCAGTTCGGACTGCTGTCGGCCGGGCGGGTGCGCGCATGGCTGGCCGACGGCGACTTCGATGTCGTCCATGTGCACGAGCCGCAGACACCGAGCCTGTCGCTGCTGACGTGCATGATGGCGACGAGCCCGATCGTTGCGACCGTGCATGCCGCGACCGACCGCTCGAAGTGGCTGGCCGCGACCCAGGCCCTGCTGCAGCCGTTCCTGGAGCGGATCTCCGGGCGGATCGCGGTCTCGGAGCTGGCGCGCCGCCTGCAGGTGGAGCACCTCGGCGGTGACGCGGTGATGATCCCCAACGGGGTGTTTGTCGACTCGTTCGCCTCGGCCGAGCCGCTGGATGACCTTGGGCCGGGGTTGAAGGTCGGATTCCTCGGGCGGTACGACGAACCGCGCAAGGGGATGAGCGTGCTGCTCGGCGCGTTACCGGCTGTGGTGGCGGCGTACCCCTCGGTGCGGCTGCTGGTCGCCGGTCGCGGCGATGCCGACGAGTTCCGCGAGGAGCTGGCGCTGGAGCTCATCGACCACGTCGAGCTGCTTGGACCGCTGAGCGAGGAAGACAAGGCCCGGTTCTTGAAGTCGGTCGACGTCTACTGCGCGCCCAACACCGGCGGCGAGTCGTTCGGGATCATCCTGACCGAGGCGATGGCCGCCGGTGCGCCGGTCGTGGCCAGCGAGCTCGATGCCTTCCGCCGGGTGCTCGATGACGGGCGCGCCGGACTGCTCACCCGCGTGGGTGACAGTGCCGCGCTCGGCGCCGGGCTGGTGAGCGCGCTGGGCGACCGCGAGGCGACCGCGCAGCGGGCGGCGTACGCCGCGAAGGCCGTGCAGCAGTACGACTGGAGTGTCGTTGCGGCGCGGGTGCTCGGGGTCTACGAGACCGTCATCGGCTGA
- a CDS encoding phosphatidylinositol mannoside acyltransferase, with protein MSVVADLRTRAQGFAPHLVDAGFAAGWSVIPRLPRPVASGLFDRAAAIAAARPGSFDQLRRNLRVVVGDEMPEPELDDLVRRGVSSYLRYWREAFQLPSMDPQDVLRRTESPMWDAYVQPHLDSGRGVIVALTHSGNWDAAAVYVVKGLGVPMATVAERLKPESLFRRFKRYRESLGMEVAALSGDDQPATALMQRYLREGNMVTLLGDRDLAGRGIPVTLCGRETTIPGGPALLAIQTGAALLPLGLSFTEIGWRLDWFPEVKIPTEGRLRERISIAQQQVADCYTEAFRAHPEDWHMLQPIWPGV; from the coding sequence ATGAGCGTCGTTGCCGATCTGCGTACTCGAGCACAGGGTTTCGCACCGCACCTTGTCGATGCTGGCTTCGCGGCCGGGTGGTCGGTGATCCCGCGTCTGCCGCGACCGGTGGCGAGCGGACTTTTTGACCGCGCAGCCGCGATCGCCGCCGCTCGGCCGGGCTCGTTCGACCAGCTGCGCCGCAACCTTCGCGTTGTCGTCGGCGACGAGATGCCCGAGCCCGAGCTCGACGACCTCGTGCGCCGGGGCGTCTCGTCGTACCTGCGCTACTGGCGCGAGGCCTTCCAGCTGCCGAGTATGGATCCGCAAGATGTGCTGCGGCGTACCGAATCTCCGATGTGGGACGCCTACGTCCAGCCCCACCTCGACTCCGGTCGCGGTGTCATCGTCGCGCTGACGCACTCCGGCAACTGGGACGCCGCCGCGGTGTACGTCGTGAAGGGCCTCGGTGTGCCCATGGCGACCGTCGCCGAGCGGCTCAAGCCCGAATCGCTCTTTAGACGCTTCAAGCGCTACCGCGAGAGCCTCGGGATGGAGGTCGCGGCACTGTCCGGTGACGACCAGCCCGCGACCGCGCTGATGCAGCGCTATCTGCGCGAGGGCAACATGGTCACGCTGCTGGGCGACCGCGACCTTGCCGGTCGCGGCATCCCGGTCACGCTGTGCGGGCGCGAGACGACGATCCCGGGAGGGCCGGCACTGCTGGCGATCCAGACCGGCGCCGCGCTGTTGCCGCTCGGACTGTCCTTCACCGAGATCGGGTGGCGACTCGACTGGTTTCCCGAGGTCAAGATCCCTACTGAGGGCCGGCTGCGGGAGCGGATCAGCATCGCTCAGCAGCAGGTGGCCGACTGCTACACCGAGGCCTTCCGGGCTCATCCCGAGGACTGGCACATGCTGCAGCCGATCTGGCCCGGAGTCTGA
- the pgsA gene encoding phosphatidylinositol phosphate synthase, whose protein sequence is MLNDSPARDFFGRAFTPIGEALSRVGVHPNVVTIVGTFGVILASVLLVARGHLFAGCMVITFFVFLDLLDGAMARASGRVSKFGAVLDATGDRLSDAAIFGGIAFWFALNRDDGWVMTAALLCLILGQATSYVKARAEGVGISCNVGIAERAERLIVVLVGMGLQGLGVPYVLEIALWALSAVSAFTVWQRLALVYRVSAAELEDAPPVPEGTVEIAGETVVTDETIARDETLAPDEPPTKRPLHGQPGAA, encoded by the coding sequence ATGCTCAACGACTCCCCGGCGCGTGACTTCTTCGGCCGGGCGTTTACGCCGATCGGCGAGGCGCTCAGCCGGGTCGGCGTGCACCCGAACGTGGTGACGATTGTCGGCACGTTCGGGGTGATCCTGGCATCGGTGCTGCTGGTCGCCCGCGGCCATCTGTTTGCCGGCTGCATGGTCATCACGTTCTTCGTCTTCCTCGACCTGCTCGACGGGGCGATGGCGCGCGCGAGCGGACGGGTCTCGAAGTTTGGTGCCGTACTCGACGCGACCGGAGACCGGCTCTCGGATGCCGCGATCTTCGGCGGCATCGCGTTCTGGTTTGCCCTCAACCGCGACGACGGCTGGGTGATGACCGCTGCGCTGCTGTGCCTGATCCTCGGCCAGGCCACGTCGTACGTGAAGGCCCGTGCCGAGGGCGTGGGGATCTCGTGCAACGTCGGGATCGCCGAGCGCGCCGAGCGGCTCATCGTCGTACTCGTCGGGATGGGCCTGCAGGGCCTGGGCGTGCCCTACGTGCTGGAGATTGCGCTGTGGGCGTTGAGCGCCGTGTCGGCGTTTACCGTCTGGCAGCGGCTGGCGCTGGTCTACCGGGTGTCGGCCGCCGAGCTTGAGGACGCCCCGCCGGTGCCCGAGGGCACGGTCGAGATCGCCGGCGAGACCGTCGTGACCGACGAGACGATCGCGCGGGATGAGACGCTCGCGCCCGACGAGCCGCCGACCAAGCGCCCGCTGCACGGGCAGCCCGGAGCCGCATGA
- a CDS encoding HIT family protein: MSQEPLDDGYDRLWTPYRMAYIKGENKPKSGGADPTDCPFCTIPTMSDEDGLIVARGERVYAVLNLYPYNAGHLMVVPYRHVPDYTDLEVDEVAEFSAFTQKAMRVIRSVSGPQGFNIGMNQGAVGGAGIAAHLHQHVIPRWGGDTNFMPLIAHTRVLPQLLGDTRELLANAWNEIA; encoded by the coding sequence ATGAGCCAGGAGCCGCTCGACGACGGCTACGACCGGCTGTGGACGCCCTACCGGATGGCCTACATCAAGGGCGAAAACAAGCCGAAGTCCGGTGGCGCCGACCCGACGGACTGCCCGTTTTGCACGATCCCGACCATGAGCGACGAGGACGGACTGATCGTCGCGCGCGGCGAGCGGGTGTACGCCGTACTCAACCTCTATCCCTACAACGCCGGGCATCTGATGGTGGTCCCGTACCGCCACGTGCCGGACTACACCGACCTCGAGGTGGACGAGGTGGCTGAGTTTTCGGCCTTCACCCAGAAGGCGATGCGTGTCATCCGGTCGGTGTCCGGACCGCAAGGTTTCAACATCGGGATGAACCAGGGCGCGGTCGGTGGCGCCGGGATCGCCGCGCACCTGCACCAGCACGTCATCCCGCGGTGGGGCGGCGACACCAACTTCATGCCGCTGATCGCGCACACCCGCGTGCTGCCGCAGCTGCTCGGCGACACCCGCGAGCTGCTCGCGAACGCGTGGAACGAGATCGCGTAG